One Paraburkholderia phytofirmans OLGA172 genomic window carries:
- a CDS encoding PepSY domain-containing protein — protein MLKTTALIVTLGCSGAALASSSVTCPVHPTAEWLNEADARAQIEAHGYKIAKLQIDDNCYEVEAYNQDGRKVELHYDTKTLAVIRQKME, from the coding sequence ATGCTCAAGACAACTGCACTGATTGTTACGCTTGGTTGTTCCGGTGCTGCGCTAGCCAGCAGCAGTGTGACCTGTCCCGTGCATCCCACGGCGGAATGGCTCAACGAAGCCGACGCTCGCGCACAGATCGAGGCGCATGGCTACAAGATCGCGAAGCTCCAGATCGATGACAATTGCTACGAGGTCGAGGCATACAACCAGGACGGCAGAAAAGTCGAACTGCACTACGACACCAAGACGCTTGCTGTCATCCGGCAGAAGATGGAATGA
- a CDS encoding transporter substrate-binding domain-containing protein, which produces MNKAALALLGILASVLMHAGVAQAQTSATAAAPSRLDEILTRGTLRACTTGDYKPYSFYKADGQFEGIDIDMTESLAKSLGVKAEFVKTSWPNLMNDFVAKCDIGVGGVSPTLERQKRAFFTQAYMIDGKTPIVRCDDVSKYQTVAHIDQPETRVIVNPGGTNERFAKQYFPHANLTVYPDNVTIFKQILAGKADVMVTDASETLLQQKLNPGLCSVHPDKPFQYGEKAWLLPRGDVTFQQYVDQWLHLARATGEYQAISDKWLK; this is translated from the coding sequence ATGAACAAGGCAGCACTCGCACTGCTCGGCATTTTGGCCAGTGTTTTGATGCACGCAGGCGTGGCCCAGGCGCAGACCAGCGCCACCGCCGCGGCGCCCTCACGGCTCGACGAAATCCTCACGCGCGGCACGCTGCGTGCCTGTACGACCGGCGACTACAAGCCGTATTCGTTTTACAAGGCAGACGGCCAGTTCGAAGGCATCGATATCGACATGACCGAGTCGCTCGCCAAATCGCTCGGCGTAAAGGCGGAATTCGTCAAAACGTCATGGCCGAACCTGATGAACGACTTCGTCGCAAAATGCGATATCGGCGTGGGCGGTGTTTCGCCGACGCTCGAGCGGCAGAAGCGCGCATTTTTCACGCAGGCGTACATGATCGACGGCAAAACGCCGATCGTCCGGTGTGACGACGTCAGCAAATATCAAACGGTAGCGCATATCGATCAGCCGGAGACCCGCGTGATCGTCAATCCGGGCGGCACCAACGAGCGTTTCGCCAAGCAGTATTTCCCGCACGCGAACCTGACCGTCTATCCCGACAACGTCACGATCTTCAAACAGATCCTCGCCGGCAAGGCCGACGTGATGGTGACGGATGCGTCGGAGACCTTGTTGCAGCAAAAGCTGAATCCGGGTCTCTGCTCGGTGCATCCGGACAAACCGTTTCAGTATGGCGAGAAGGCCTGGTTGCTGCCGCGCGGCGATGTGACATTCCAGCAGTACGTCGATCAGTGGTTGCACCTTGCGCGAGCAACCGGCGAGTACCAGGCGATCTCGGATAAATGGCTGAAGTAA
- the putA gene encoding trifunctional transcriptional regulator/proline dehydrogenase/L-glutamate gamma-semialdehyde dehydrogenase yields MASTTLGVKVDDLLRSRLKDAATRLERTPHWLIKQAIFAYLEKIEHGQLPPELSGHTGSADLADGAAVEQEEDGASHPFLEFAQNVQPQSVLRAAITAAYRRPEPECVPFLLGQARLPANLAGDVQAMAGKLVETLRTKSKGGGVEGLIHEFSLSSQEGVALMCLAEALLRIPDRATRDALIRDKISKGDWKSHVGQAPSLFVNAATWGLMITGKLVTTNSETGLSSALTRLIGKGGEPLIRKGVDMAMRLMGEQFVTGENISEALANSRKYEARGFRYSYDMLGEAATTEADAQRYYASYEQAIHAIGKAAGGRGIYEGPGISIKLSALHARYSRSQQERAMSELLPRVRSLAVLARRYDIGLNIDAEEADRLEISLDLLEALCFDPELAGWNGIGFVVQAYQKRCPFVIDYIVDLARRSRHRIMVRLVKGAYWDTEIKRAQVDGLEGYPVYTRKIYTDVSYLACAKKLLGAPDAVYPQFATHNAHTLSAIYHLAGNNYYPGQYEFQCLHGMGEPLYEEVTGRDKLNRPCRVYAPVGTHETLLAYLVRRLLENGANTSFVNRIADENVAIKDLIADPVDEASKIVPLGAPHAKIPLPRNLFGAERLNSMGLDLSNEHRLASLSSALLASAHHPWRAAPMLEDNEIAVGAARDVRNPADHRDLVGTVVEATSEHVSAALAHAVAAAPIWQATPVDARADCLARAADLLEAQMHTLMGLVVREAGKSLANAVAEIREAIDFLRYYSTQIRNEFSNDTHRPLGPVVCISPWNFPLAIFMGQVAAALAAGNTVLAKPAEQTPLIAAQAVRILREAGVPAGAVQLLPGDGETVGAALVADPRTRAVMFTGSTEVARLINKTLSNRLDPEGKPIPLIAETGGQNAMIVDSSALAEQVVADVLQSSFDSAGQRCSALRVLCLQEDVADRTLEMLTGAMRELSVGNPDRLSIDVGPVIDLDAKRGIDAHVAAMREKGRKVEQLPMPEGGAQGTFVPPTLIELDSIDELKREVFGPVLHVVRYRRNQLDKLLEQIRTTGYGLTLGIHTRIDETIAHVISRAHVGNIYVNRNVIGAVVGVQPFGGEGLSGTGPKAGGALYLQRLLATRPAGLPKSLADALIVDAPQAGANGDNRGGDNPSAALTAYRDWLIGEQQPVLAARVDGYLSHVLAGATAVLSGPTGERNTYTLGARGTVLCIASTASGARVQFAAALATGNRALFEGAAGEQLVSQLPAALKSYASVKKSADTPFDAVLFEGDSDELLALVKEVAKRAGPIVSVQGVAARALESGDDDYALERLLTERSVSVNTAAAGGNANLMTIG; encoded by the coding sequence ATGGCTAGCACCACCCTTGGCGTCAAGGTCGACGACCTCCTGCGTTCCCGGCTGAAAGATGCCGCCACTCGCCTCGAACGCACTCCGCACTGGCTGATCAAGCAGGCGATCTTCGCCTACCTCGAAAAGATCGAGCACGGCCAATTACCTCCTGAATTGTCGGGCCACACCGGCTCGGCCGATCTGGCTGACGGCGCCGCGGTGGAACAGGAGGAAGACGGTGCGTCGCATCCATTCCTCGAATTTGCGCAGAACGTGCAACCGCAATCGGTGCTGCGCGCGGCGATCACCGCTGCGTATCGCCGTCCCGAGCCGGAATGCGTGCCGTTCCTGCTCGGCCAGGCGCGTCTGCCGGCCAATCTCGCGGGCGACGTGCAAGCGATGGCCGGCAAGCTGGTCGAAACGCTGCGCACGAAGAGCAAGGGTGGTGGCGTCGAAGGGCTGATCCACGAATTCTCGCTGTCGAGCCAGGAAGGCGTGGCGCTGATGTGCCTCGCCGAAGCGCTGCTGCGCATTCCCGACCGTGCCACGCGTGACGCGCTGATCCGCGACAAGATCAGCAAGGGCGACTGGAAATCGCACGTTGGCCAGGCGCCGTCGCTGTTCGTCAACGCCGCGACGTGGGGCTTGATGATCACCGGCAAGCTGGTGACGACCAATAGCGAAACGGGTCTCTCCTCGGCGCTCACGCGCCTGATCGGCAAGGGCGGCGAGCCGCTGATCAGGAAGGGCGTGGACATGGCGATGCGCCTGATGGGCGAGCAGTTCGTCACCGGCGAGAACATCTCCGAAGCGCTGGCCAACAGCCGCAAGTACGAAGCACGCGGTTTCCGCTACTCGTACGACATGCTCGGCGAAGCGGCCACCACCGAAGCCGACGCGCAGCGCTACTACGCGTCGTACGAGCAGGCGATCCACGCGATCGGCAAGGCGGCCGGCGGCCGTGGCATTTACGAGGGCCCGGGCATTTCGATCAAGCTGTCGGCGCTGCACGCACGCTATTCGCGTTCGCAGCAGGAACGCGCGATGAGCGAACTGCTGCCGCGCGTGCGCTCGCTGGCGGTCCTCGCGCGCCGCTACGACATTGGCCTGAATATCGACGCTGAAGAAGCCGACCGCCTCGAAATCTCGCTCGATCTGCTCGAAGCGCTATGCTTCGATCCGGAACTGGCCGGCTGGAATGGCATCGGTTTCGTGGTGCAGGCGTATCAGAAGCGCTGCCCGTTCGTGATCGATTACATCGTCGATCTGGCGCGCCGCAGCCGTCACCGCATCATGGTTCGCCTCGTGAAGGGCGCGTACTGGGATACCGAAATCAAGCGCGCGCAAGTGGACGGCCTCGAAGGCTATCCGGTCTACACGCGCAAGATCTACACGGACGTGTCGTACCTCGCCTGCGCCAAGAAGCTGCTCGGCGCGCCGGACGCGGTCTATCCGCAGTTCGCCACGCACAACGCGCATACGTTGTCGGCGATCTATCACCTCGCGGGCAACAACTACTACCCCGGCCAGTACGAGTTCCAGTGCCTGCACGGCATGGGCGAGCCGCTGTATGAGGAAGTCACCGGCCGCGACAAGCTGAACCGTCCGTGCCGCGTGTATGCGCCGGTCGGCACACATGAAACGCTGCTCGCGTACCTCGTGCGCCGTCTGCTGGAAAACGGCGCGAACACGTCGTTCGTGAACCGCATCGCCGACGAAAACGTCGCGATCAAGGACCTGATCGCCGATCCGGTCGACGAAGCCTCGAAGATCGTGCCGCTCGGTGCGCCGCACGCGAAAATTCCGCTGCCGCGCAATCTGTTCGGCGCCGAGCGGCTCAATTCGATGGGCCTCGATCTGTCGAACGAACATCGTCTGGCTTCGCTGTCGTCGGCATTGCTGGCGAGTGCGCATCACCCGTGGCGCGCCGCGCCGATGCTCGAAGACAACGAGATCGCCGTGGGTGCCGCACGTGACGTGCGCAACCCGGCCGATCATCGCGACCTCGTCGGTACGGTCGTCGAAGCGACGTCGGAACATGTGAGCGCCGCGTTGGCACACGCCGTCGCCGCCGCGCCGATCTGGCAAGCGACGCCGGTCGATGCCCGCGCCGATTGCCTCGCGCGTGCCGCCGATCTGCTTGAAGCGCAGATGCACACGCTGATGGGTCTCGTGGTGCGTGAAGCCGGCAAGTCGCTGGCGAACGCGGTCGCGGAAATCCGCGAAGCGATTGATTTCCTGCGCTACTACTCGACGCAGATCCGCAACGAATTCTCCAACGATACGCACCGCCCGCTGGGTCCGGTGGTCTGTATCAGCCCGTGGAACTTCCCGCTGGCGATTTTCATGGGCCAGGTGGCTGCGGCGTTGGCGGCGGGTAATACCGTGCTCGCGAAGCCGGCTGAACAAACGCCGCTGATCGCCGCACAAGCCGTGCGTATCCTGCGCGAAGCCGGCGTGCCGGCGGGCGCGGTGCAATTGTTGCCGGGCGACGGCGAAACGGTCGGCGCCGCTCTGGTGGCCGATCCGCGCACCCGTGCGGTGATGTTCACCGGTTCGACCGAAGTCGCGCGTTTGATCAACAAGACGCTCTCGAATCGCCTCGACCCGGAAGGCAAGCCGATTCCACTGATCGCCGAAACCGGCGGTCAGAACGCGATGATCGTCGATTCGTCGGCGCTTGCTGAACAGGTGGTCGCGGACGTGCTGCAGTCGTCGTTCGATTCCGCCGGTCAACGGTGTTCGGCGTTGCGCGTTCTTTGTCTACAAGAAGATGTGGCGGACCGCACGCTGGAAATGCTGACGGGCGCGATGCGCGAACTGTCAGTGGGCAATCCGGACCGCCTGTCGATCGATGTCGGCCCGGTGATCGACCTCGATGCGAAGCGCGGCATCGACGCGCACGTCGCGGCGATGCGCGAGAAAGGCCGCAAGGTCGAGCAACTGCCGATGCCGGAAGGCGGCGCACAAGGCACGTTTGTTCCGCCGACGCTGATCGAACTCGACAGCATCGACGAATTGAAGCGTGAAGTGTTCGGCCCGGTGCTGCATGTGGTGCGCTACCGCCGCAACCAGTTGGACAAGCTGCTCGAACAGATCCGTACGACCGGTTACGGCCTGACGCTCGGCATCCATACGCGGATCGACGAAACCATCGCCCACGTGATCAGCCGCGCGCATGTCGGCAACATTTATGTGAACCGCAACGTGATCGGCGCGGTGGTGGGGGTCCAGCCGTTCGGCGGCGAAGGTCTGTCGGGCACGGGTCCGAAAGCAGGCGGCGCGCTATATCTGCAACGTCTGCTGGCGACGCGTCCGGCGGGATTGCCGAAGTCGCTGGCCGATGCGTTGATCGTGGATGCGCCGCAAGCGGGCGCAAACGGGGATAATCGCGGCGGTGACAATCCGTCTGCTGCGTTGACCGCTTACCGCGACTGGCTGATCGGCGAACAGCAACCGGTGTTGGCTGCACGCGTCGACGGTTACCTTTCGCATGTGCTGGCGGGCGCAACTGCGGTATTGTCTGGGCCGACCGGCGAGCGCAATACTTACACGCTGGGCGCGCGCGGCACGGTGCTGTGTATCGCCTCGACGGCGAGCGGTGCGCGCGTGCAGTTCGCCGCCGCGCTGGCTACGGGAAATCGCGCGTTGTTCGAGGGCGCGGCGGGTGAACAATTGGTGTCGCAGCTGCCTGCCGCGTTGAAGTCTTACGCAAGCGTGAAGAAGAGCGCCGATACGCCGTTCGACGCGGTGCTGTTCGAAGGCGATAGCGACGAACTGCTGGCGCTGGTGAAGGAAGTGGCGAAACGTGCGGGGCCGATCGTCTCGGTACAGGGCGTCGCGGCTCGCGCGCTGGAAAGCGGCGATGACGACTACGCGCTCGAGCGTCTGTTGACGGAACGCTCGGTCAGCGTGAATACGGCAGCAGCTGGCGGTAATGCGAATTTGATGACGATCGGTTGA
- the hemE gene encoding uroporphyrinogen decarboxylase has translation MAHKLLNDTFLRALLRQPTEYTPIWLMRQAGRYLPEYNATRGRAGSFLGLAKNPAYATEVTLQPLERYPLDAAILFSDILTVPDAMGLGLEFVTGEGPKFARPVRTEDDVARLAVPDIDATLRYVTDAVREIRTALTDAQGRQRVPLIGFSGSPWTLACYMVEGGGSADFRTVKSMLYARPDLMHRILDVNAKSVAAYLNAQIEAGAQAVMIFDTWGGALADGVYQRFSLQYIQQVVSQLKRDHDGEKVPVITFTKGGGLWLDEIADSGVDAVGLDWTVNLSKARERVGSKVALQGNIDPSVLFAPPASIRMEARAVLDSFGNHPGHVFNLGHGISQFTPPEHVAELVDEVHRHSRAIRSGAHAPT, from the coding sequence GTGGCCCATAAACTCCTGAACGACACTTTCCTGCGCGCGCTGCTGCGCCAGCCGACCGAGTACACGCCGATCTGGCTGATGCGGCAGGCTGGCCGCTACCTGCCGGAATACAACGCCACGCGGGGTCGCGCGGGCAGTTTTCTCGGCCTGGCGAAGAACCCGGCGTACGCAACGGAGGTCACGCTGCAGCCGCTCGAGCGCTATCCGCTCGACGCCGCGATCCTGTTCTCCGACATCCTGACGGTGCCGGACGCCATGGGTCTGGGTCTCGAGTTCGTCACCGGCGAGGGCCCAAAATTCGCCCGGCCGGTGCGCACGGAAGATGATGTGGCGCGCCTCGCGGTGCCGGATATCGACGCCACGCTGCGCTACGTGACCGACGCGGTGCGCGAAATCCGCACCGCGCTGACCGACGCGCAAGGCCGTCAACGCGTGCCGCTGATCGGTTTTTCGGGTAGCCCGTGGACGTTGGCGTGTTACATGGTCGAAGGCGGCGGGTCGGCGGACTTCCGCACGGTCAAATCAATGTTGTACGCGCGCCCGGACCTGATGCACCGAATTCTGGACGTCAACGCGAAGTCGGTTGCGGCGTACCTGAATGCGCAGATCGAAGCCGGCGCGCAAGCCGTGATGATTTTCGACACGTGGGGTGGGGCGCTCGCTGACGGCGTCTACCAGCGCTTCTCGTTGCAGTACATCCAGCAGGTCGTGAGCCAGTTGAAGCGCGATCACGACGGTGAAAAAGTGCCGGTGATCACCTTCACGAAGGGCGGTGGCTTGTGGCTCGACGAGATCGCCGATAGCGGCGTGGATGCGGTCGGTCTCGACTGGACCGTGAACCTGAGCAAGGCGCGCGAGCGCGTGGGTAGCAAGGTGGCGCTGCAAGGCAATATCGACCCTTCAGTGCTGTTTGCGCCGCCGGCTTCGATCCGCATGGAGGCGCGCGCCGTGCTCGACAGCTTCGGGAATCATCCCGGCCACGTTTTCAATCTCGGCCACGGCATTTCGCAGTTCACGCCGCCGGAGCACGTTGCCGAACTCGTGGACGAAGTCCATCGTCATAGCCGCGCAATTCGCAGCGGCGCGCATGCACCAACCTGA
- a CDS encoding primosomal protein N': protein MSDVFVRVALDHPLPTLFDYRCDTPERVAPGMLVSVPFGKRHVVGLVCEVTTHSDVPAERLRAVNNVCTACPPVSGEWLALATFAADYYQRGLGEVALPALPQALRDASRWSRLFAPEERYSLTAEGRAALPQTLPVRASALRKLASALAEAEFLIAADARALHPKAIATLDAWQAEGWVALEVIEAAEVLAPAASPDLPAPALPTLTGEQASAVEAIRDANGFAPFLLHGVTGSGKTEVYLRALAEILAARPDAQALVLVPEINLTPQFESAFRARFAVLEGTSIVTLHSGLAEGERARNWFAAHTGRARIVLGTRLAVLASLPKLAIIVVDEEHDPAYKQQEGLRYSARDLAIYRAKQLGLPVVLGSATPSLESWWQADQGRYKRLTLSRRAVAEAVLPTVKLIDLEEERRRGRASVEGLSGPLIAALKARLERGEQSLVFLNRRGYAPQLACDACGWVAGCPRCSAYVVLHKPERALRCHHCGWESRIPRSCPDCGNIDIAPMGRGTQRVEETLASAVPGARVLRIDADSTRRKGSAQALFSDVHAGEVDILVGTQMIAKGHDFQRVSLVGVLNADTALFSHDFRASERLFAQLMQVSGRAGRAGLPGEVLVQTRYPRHALYHALGRHDYVGFASSTLAERRDAHLPPFVYQALLRAEGRTLEAALAFLQQAAAALTEIPAAERVTVYDAVPLTIVKVMHVHRAQLLIESASRAALQATLRAWQPMLRGLKGVLRWNLEVDPLDI from the coding sequence GTGAGTGACGTGTTCGTCCGCGTCGCGCTGGATCACCCGCTGCCGACTTTGTTCGACTACCGCTGTGATACGCCCGAGCGCGTCGCGCCGGGCATGCTGGTGAGCGTGCCGTTCGGCAAGCGTCACGTGGTGGGTCTCGTATGCGAAGTGACCACTCACAGTGACGTGCCCGCTGAGCGCCTGCGGGCGGTCAACAATGTCTGTACCGCCTGTCCGCCGGTGTCGGGCGAATGGCTGGCTTTGGCAACCTTCGCTGCCGATTACTATCAGCGCGGCCTCGGGGAAGTGGCCCTACCCGCTTTGCCGCAAGCCCTGCGTGACGCCTCGCGCTGGTCGCGCCTGTTCGCACCGGAGGAGCGTTACAGCCTGACGGCCGAGGGCCGCGCCGCGTTGCCGCAAACATTGCCTGTGCGTGCCAGCGCATTGCGCAAGCTTGCCTCGGCCCTCGCCGAGGCCGAATTTCTGATTGCCGCCGACGCGCGCGCACTCCACCCCAAAGCCATTGCAACCCTCGACGCATGGCAGGCCGAAGGCTGGGTTGCGCTGGAGGTGATCGAAGCCGCTGAGGTGCTCGCCCCCGCCGCATCGCCGGATCTACCCGCACCGGCTCTACCCACCCTTACTGGCGAACAGGCGAGCGCAGTCGAAGCGATCCGCGACGCGAACGGTTTCGCGCCGTTCCTGCTGCACGGCGTGACCGGCAGCGGCAAGACCGAGGTGTATCTGCGTGCGCTCGCCGAGATTCTGGCGGCGAGGCCCGACGCGCAGGCACTCGTCCTCGTTCCTGAAATCAATCTGACGCCGCAGTTCGAGTCGGCCTTCCGTGCGCGCTTTGCCGTGCTCGAAGGCACGTCGATCGTCACGCTGCACAGCGGTCTCGCGGAAGGCGAACGGGCCCGCAACTGGTTCGCGGCGCACACCGGGCGCGCCCGCATTGTGCTCGGCACGCGGCTGGCGGTGCTTGCATCGCTGCCAAAACTCGCGATCATCGTCGTCGACGAGGAACACGATCCGGCCTACAAGCAGCAGGAAGGGCTGCGCTATTCGGCGCGCGATCTGGCGATCTATCGCGCCAAGCAACTCGGTTTGCCGGTTGTGCTCGGCTCAGCCACGCCGTCGCTGGAAAGCTGGTGGCAGGCGGATCAAGGGCGCTATAAGCGCCTTACCCTGTCGCGCCGTGCAGTCGCCGAGGCGGTTCTGCCGACCGTCAAGCTGATCGATCTGGAAGAAGAGCGGCGGCGTGGGCGGGCCTCGGTGGAGGGTTTGTCCGGGCCGTTGATCGCGGCGTTGAAAGCGCGGCTCGAGCGCGGCGAGCAGAGCCTCGTGTTCCTGAACCGGCGCGGCTACGCGCCGCAGCTCGCCTGCGATGCCTGCGGCTGGGTCGCGGGTTGTCCGCGTTGCAGCGCCTACGTCGTGTTGCATAAACCCGAACGTGCGCTGCGCTGCCACCACTGCGGCTGGGAATCGCGCATTCCGCGCTCGTGCCCGGACTGCGGCAATATCGACATCGCGCCGATGGGACGCGGCACGCAACGCGTCGAAGAAACGCTGGCGAGCGCGGTGCCCGGCGCCCGCGTGCTGCGTATCGACGCCGACAGCACGCGCCGCAAAGGCAGCGCGCAGGCGCTGTTCTCGGATGTCCATGCAGGCGAGGTCGACATCCTCGTCGGCACGCAGATGATTGCGAAGGGCCACGACTTCCAGCGGGTGTCGCTGGTCGGTGTGCTGAACGCCGACACCGCCTTGTTTTCACACGACTTCCGCGCGAGCGAACGCCTCTTCGCGCAATTGATGCAAGTGAGTGGCCGCGCCGGCCGCGCCGGTTTGCCGGGCGAAGTGCTGGTACAGACGCGCTACCCGCGCCATGCGCTGTATCACGCGCTGGGGCGGCATGACTACGTCGGCTTTGCCAGTTCGACGCTGGCCGAGCGGCGCGATGCCCATCTGCCGCCGTTTGTCTATCAGGCTTTGCTGCGCGCTGAAGGCCGCACGCTCGAAGCCGCGCTCGCCTTCCTGCAGCAGGCCGCTGCCGCGCTCACGGAGATCCCGGCCGCTGAGCGCGTGACGGTCTATGACGCCGTGCCGCTCACCATCGTCAAGGTGATGCACGTGCATCGCGCGCAATTGCTGATCGAGAGCGCGTCGCGGGCCGCGTTGCAGGCTACTTTGCGCGCGTGGCAACCGATGCTGCGCGGCCTGAAAGGCGTGTTGCGCTGGAATCTCGAAGTCGACCCGCTCGACATCTGA
- a CDS encoding branched-chain amino acid ABC transporter substrate-binding protein, translating into MQHKMKQLAGAALVAAMSLAGTANAQSTEDVKIGFAGPMTGAQAHYGKDFQNGITLAVEDMNATKPVIGGKPVRFVLDSADDQADPRTGTTVAQKLVDDGIKGMLGHFNSGTTIPASRIYANAGIPEIAMATAPEYTQQGFKTTFRMMTSDTQQGSVAGTFAVKSLGVKKIAIVDDRTAYGQGLADQFEKAAKASGATIVDREYTNDKAVDFKSILTKLKSVQPDLIYYGGADSQAAPMVKQMKALGIKAPLMGGEMVHTPTFIQIAGDAANGTVASLAGLPLDEMPGGKDYVAKYKKRFNEDVQTYSPYAYDGAMAMFDAMKKANSTDPAKYLPLLAKTSMPAVTSANLAYDAKGDLKNGGITLYKVVDGKWTTLQSVGGK; encoded by the coding sequence ATGCAACACAAGATGAAACAGCTGGCAGGCGCAGCGCTGGTTGCGGCAATGTCGCTGGCGGGGACGGCCAACGCTCAATCGACCGAAGACGTGAAGATCGGCTTTGCCGGTCCGATGACGGGCGCTCAGGCGCACTATGGTAAGGACTTCCAGAACGGCATCACGCTGGCGGTGGAAGATATGAACGCCACCAAGCCGGTGATCGGCGGCAAGCCGGTTCGCTTCGTGCTGGATTCGGCCGACGACCAGGCTGACCCGCGCACCGGCACGACCGTTGCACAAAAGCTGGTGGATGACGGCATCAAGGGCATGCTCGGCCACTTCAACTCGGGCACCACGATTCCGGCTTCGCGCATCTACGCGAATGCGGGCATCCCCGAAATCGCCATGGCGACGGCGCCTGAGTACACGCAACAAGGTTTCAAGACCACGTTCCGCATGATGACGTCCGACACGCAGCAAGGTTCGGTCGCCGGCACGTTCGCGGTGAAGAGCCTGGGCGTGAAGAAGATCGCGATCGTCGACGACCGCACGGCTTACGGCCAAGGTCTGGCCGATCAGTTCGAAAAGGCAGCGAAGGCATCGGGCGCAACCATCGTCGATCGTGAATACACGAACGACAAGGCTGTCGACTTCAAGTCGATCCTGACCAAGCTGAAGTCGGTCCAACCGGACCTGATCTATTACGGCGGCGCGGATTCGCAAGCGGCACCGATGGTCAAGCAGATGAAGGCACTGGGCATCAAGGCGCCGCTGATGGGCGGCGAAATGGTCCACACGCCGACCTTCATCCAGATCGCGGGTGACGCGGCGAACGGCACGGTGGCATCGCTCGCCGGCCTGCCGCTGGACGAAATGCCGGGTGGCAAGGACTACGTCGCGAAGTACAAGAAGCGCTTCAACGAAGACGTGCAAACGTATTCGCCGTACGCTTACGATGGTGCAATGGCGATGTTCGACGCCATGAAGAAGGCTAACTCGACCGATCCGGCCAAGTACCTGCCGCTGCTCGCGAAGACCTCGATGCCGGCCGTGACGTCGGCTAACCTCGCGTATGACGCGAAGGGCGACCTGAAGAACGGCGGCATCACGCTGTACAAGGTTGTCGACGGCAAGTGGACGACGCTGCAAAGCGTGGGCGGGAAGTAA